The genomic segment TTTTTTTCTTCGTGAGCAAGGGATTTCTCTATTACTTCACTGGCAAAGCCCGATTGCTCATGGGCCATGGAAGAAAATGAAGAACGAAAACCATGCGGGGTGGCCTTACCTCTATAGCCCATATCTCGAAAAGCCTTTCCCATAGCGTTATCAGACATAGGTTTGCTCCTATCTCTAATACTGGGAAAGACAAAACCATCCTCTCCCCACAGGGCTCCTGCACGGTGAAGAATAGCAAGGGCTTGTATTGACAGAGGTACTATATGGGCTCGCCTCATCTTCATGCGTTCGGCCGGTATATGCCACTCATTGGTATCAAGATTGACCTCTTGCCAACGGGCATTACGAACCTCGCCACCACGACAAGCTGTGAGGGCTGTAAATTGAATAGCCAGCTTCGTTGTCACGTGGATTTTCTGATTAGAGGAGATATCTTGCAGGAGTTGTGCTAATTCAGAATCAAAAACTGCTGGCATGTGCTCAACTGTTTTTGCTTTTAAAGCGCCCTGCATATCAGCAGCAGGATTATAGGTGGCCCGACCTGTTTGGATTGCGTAACGGAAAACAGCATTAGTGCGTTGTAAAACTTTACGGACGATCTCAAGAGATCCTCTATTTTCTATGGCTCTGATTGTCCTTAGAACATCAGGAGGGGTTATCGTATCAACAGGAGTATTGCCAAAAGCTGAAAACACGTTGTTCCGTAGTGAGGCAAGAACAGCTTGTTGGTGGCTTGGAGACCAGCTCTCCTTGTTATTCTCGATCCACTCTAGGGCGATATACTCAAAAGATTTTGAACGATCGTCCCGCTCTGCCTTCTCTTTGGATATCACTTCCTGCTTTTTTCTGCGTCTTTCTCTAGCTGGGTTGCAACCTTCCCGAACTAAGGCCCGAGCCTCTCTATGAATTTTTCTCGCTTGCTCTAAGGACAATTCAGGATAGCGACCTAATACACACATCTGCTGCTTATCATCCAGCCGATAACGATACAGCCACCGCTTTACCCCTGACTTCGTCACCTCAAAAGACAAGCCCAAACCATCTGATAAACGACAAGGATCTTTCGCATTTCTTACTTGCAAAGCTTTAAGAGTAGGCACTGAATAAACTCCGTGTGTATATTTCAGGAACTAGTTTGTGTATCGAACAAAATATACACACTAATACACACAACGTGCAAGAGATTTTACGAGAAGTAATAAGAAGGGAATAGAACGAAAAGGCATAAAAAAAGCCCCAAACCATTAAGATTTGGGGCTAAAATAGACTTTACTAGAAGCCTATGAAATGTCAAATGGTGCCGGAGGTCGGAATCGAACCGACACGGGGTTACCCCCGCGGGATTTTGAATCCCGTGCGTCTACCTATTTCACCACTCCGGCATGCCCATCTATATACTGCATTATACAGAGAATCGTCAAGGGTAAAGCTCGCACTACAGGAGAAAATATCCGTATGCAGGCAAAAGTCACCTAAAAACTAGTGCTGGTCTCCAAAAAAACTGAGCGGAGATTATAAAAGTAGACCACCGCTGACCAAACGGAAAGAACCATGGAGACATAGAGCAAGAAGGTTCCCGTCTCGTACTGGTAGGGAAAGGGCACTACATTCAAGGGAAATATCAACAGGCCGATGCCGAAATACTGCATGGTGCTCTTATACTTGCCGATCTGCCCCGCCGCCACCACCTTGCCGGTGGTCGCTGCCAGACCACGAAAGCCGGTGACAATGATTTCTCGACAGATGATAAGAAGACAAACCCAGGCAGCCACCTTACCCAGAGGGATGAGCATAATGAGCCCGGTGCTGACCAGAACCTTATCAGCCAGTGGGTCCATCAGTTTACCCAAGACCGTTTCAATTTTATAACGGCGAGCCACCCAGCCATCAACAAAGTCGGTCACTGCGGCCACAAAGAAGACAAACCAAGCCCAAAATTCCACCCAGGTGTTTTGCTCAAGGGAGAGCAGAACAACAAGAACTGGAACGAGGGCAAAACGAAATCCCGTAAGGATGTTTGGAACCGTAAGCACCTGCTTCATAACATATCAACCCAATGCAATAATCTATATTTAATACCAGTGAATTACTTCTTATCCTGAGCCTTATACAACCTATAATAGCGCATTACCTTTTTAACATAGGCAGGGGTCTCCCTGTTCTGAGGAACAGCACCAAGACGCCTGACGAGATTAGGCCCTGCATTATAGGCGGCAAGACTCAATATCACATCTCCATCAAACCTGTCAAGTTGCCTGCGAAAATACCGTGTTCCTCCTGCTATATTTTCTCCCGGGTCAAAGGGATTTTTAACCCCAAGATCCTTGGCCGTTCCGGGCATAAGCTGCATCAAGCCCTGAGCACCCTTAGAGGAGACTGCCCGACGGTCAAAATTAGACTCTACCCGAATCATGGCCCTGATAAAATTTTCATCCACCCGATAACGCCTGCTTGCCCGCCTTATATGACTACTATAGCTGGCAGGATCAGTCCAGAGATACGTCTCTTTTGCCGAGGGGATTACAGTTTGTTTCTTGAACTGCAGGGGAACACAGCTCGCAAGCAGAGGCAGATTGGTATAGCTTAGGCCTGAAGCATCCCGGCAGACATACATAGCTGCAGAACAGGGGAGCGGCTGCAAGACGATAAGCAGAAGAAAAAGGAGCTGTTTAAGAGGCCCAGTCCCACACTTCATCTACTGGGTGCGCTTTTCCCAATCAGCCAAAAACTGCTCCATACCCTTATCGGTGAGGGGGTGCTTGGTCAGCTGTTTAATGGTCTTAAGCGGGATTGTAGCGATATCCGCGCCCAAGAGTGCTGAATCCAATACATGCTGAGGCCCCCGCACACTGGCGACAATAACCTCACTGGCATAGCCGTAATTATCAAAGATGGTAAGAATATCGC from the Desulfotalea psychrophila LSv54 genome contains:
- a CDS encoding tyrosine-type recombinase/integrase, producing the protein MISKEKAERDDRSKSFEYIALEWIENNKESWSPSHQQAVLASLRNNVFSAFGNTPVDTITPPDVLRTIRAIENRGSLEIVRKVLQRTNAVFRYAIQTGRATYNPAADMQGALKAKTVEHMPAVFDSELAQLLQDISSNQKIHVTTKLAIQFTALTACRGGEVRNARWQEVNLDTNEWHIPAERMKMRRAHIVPLSIQALAILHRAGALWGEDGFVFPSIRDRSKPMSDNAMGKAFRDMGYRGKATPHGFRSSFSSMAHEQSGFASEVIEKSLAHEEKNKVKGAYNRAEYLEQRRELLQWWGEKLHRLENQ
- the pgsA gene encoding CDP-diacylglycerol--glycerol-3-phosphate 3-phosphatidyltransferase, yielding MKQVLTVPNILTGFRFALVPVLVVLLSLEQNTWVEFWAWFVFFVAAVTDFVDGWVARRYKIETVLGKLMDPLADKVLVSTGLIMLIPLGKVAAWVCLLIICREIIVTGFRGLAATTGKVVAAGQIGKYKSTMQYFGIGLLIFPLNVVPFPYQYETGTFLLYVSMVLSVWSAVVYFYNLRSVFLETSTSF
- a CDS encoding lytic transglycosylase domain-containing protein translates to MKCGTGPLKQLLFLLLIVLQPLPCSAAMYVCRDASGLSYTNLPLLASCVPLQFKKQTVIPSAKETYLWTDPASYSSHIRRASRRYRVDENFIRAMIRVESNFDRRAVSSKGAQGLMQLMPGTAKDLGVKNPFDPGENIAGGTRYFRRQLDRFDGDVILSLAAYNAGPNLVRRLGAVPQNRETPAYVKKVMRYYRLYKAQDKK